The sequence ctccgtagccttggcgcacttatcggccagtgcgaagagttccacaggggtctcgatctcgtgcgtacctagcttttcgagcatccgctcatcgcggacgccctgccggaaagcaacaataacagcatggggggccactcgaggaatggtgttgcgaacctggctgaagcgctgtataaagcgccgtagcgtttccccctcctgctgttggacggcgtgaaggtagcactccaaaccggggcgtgtaaacgtgccctgaaagttggccacgaactggtggcacaggtcatcccaggagccgatagaccctgggggtaagttcataagccaagagcgggcggagcccctcagggcaacatgaaaatagtttaccatcaccttttcgctgcctccggccgcttggacggccgtcgtgtagatttggaggaactcgacggggtcgatggacccgtcgtacttctccggcagctcggggcggaacttagaaggccacctgacccggcagagctcggcggtgaaggcacggcagccggtgccgtatcccgcagcgcgagcgggggtccttggTGGCAAGTGGCGGcgaaccggggatccccggtggccttgggccgggagagaggaagcctggtcctctgccccgaccccctgccgggtctcccgctgacgctcgagagtaacccGGGCATCCTCGCGGCCCCTGCGCTCGTCAAGGCACAAACGAAGATCCTGGGCTTCAGatacggccagggggacggcactccgcctagagacccctcggcccgtgcgagtgttgcccgctgaggagccgactctggcggcaccatgctgggaagtggtgcgaggactcccggcctgtacctagcgacgagcagtgccgaccaaagcaacgacatcttggatccaccgaccttccggagtgttcggcgtggcctgaacgggcgggtgcctaagcAGAGCAtgtgccgcaagcagcgcgctccctgggctggcctcgctgaaagcgagcctgcgccgaggtggcacccgacgtggtccagaggcggacctagcggccggggtcccgaccacctgctgggggtcggaaagtgagtcggcagcggcggcggtggccctgaagggcccagcgccttgatccccttgagcgggaaaaaccgcgcccgcggatggcggctgctgctggcatgcagcagcgactgggctccttctgacgtcgggcagcgctccgtcactggaagtggagccggaacgctggagacggtgcccaccggccatcttttcctgtggaaaaacgtgaaacaaacaatccagggatattcccccctacctggcgcgccagctgtcggaggatgaactcctgtcgcagggatcccgagagaccctcttttagagattcggccggggggatgatcctgaacgagcttgttttgggaagtaagcgggaaacggaaataaatgcagtggctggtgggagatgatcgtcctaatgcgagaaagatgggtgcaccggggtttagacaggttcggaccgcacggaggcgtaacaccctactcctgtgtgagtgttatatctgcccttgaagggaattcttcaaggatgtatctggttataagagagagccacttactgagagcttgaggctcttgtgttctagcttggcttgagctggttttagcgtctgcgtcctcttcttcacccaccccttttacgtgttctccatcctttccttttataggcgcaccgacctcgacatatcctgaatgggaaagaggggatgcgaatgccaaggtgccacggagaaagacgtcatcatttcgtcttggcgaagtgacaggggcggtggagaaatgcggcgcgcatccgaccacccgccactgtggaagccctcgggcgccataaagggggcccaccgggcagcctcagaggtgcccggtgcgcccaccctgtcttgtctttctgccagggcagggtggcgggcggagcgcttcgattctggcaacgttatcccgaggcacccgggtgaaacgggacgggacccgtgcatttaatggatccacgcccccctgccagtgcatggcagggtctgacactggggcgtgggcagctgagaatgtcaggatgtcaggccgcgcatgcctattaaatgcagcattgggcctttgactggctgacaccccgacgatgggacccttcgggtcgtcgaatgatcttgcgcgaaccttcggggaaccgagtcctcgggggccgccacgcgcagccccgagcactctctcccgagcacttcggtgagaccttcggggatccgagtcctcgggggctgccacgtgcagccccgagcactctctctcgagcacttcggtgggaccttcggggaaccgagtcctcgggggctgccacgtgcagccccgagcactctctcccgagcacttgggggaaccttcggggaaccgagtcctcgggggctgccacgtgcagccccgagcactctctcccgagcacttcggtggaaccttcggggaaccgagtcctcgggggctaccacgtgcagccccgagcactctctcccgagcacttcggtgggaccttcggggcaccgagtcctcgggggctgccacgtgcagccccgagcactctctcccgagcacttccttcccggtatttgggctctgcggatcatcgggggactagggtgctcgggaaccagaggcggtggccccgagcaccttctcccgggacttagcttcttcttaccttgcagggtggtgacatgtggcggatggccggcctcgtctcgggacttagggacccctggttccgaatacaccgacagatcTAGTCCCACATGTCAGTATATATTGATGATTGTTTCTGTCACACCCTTGATtctcagaaaaaaaagaaaatccttttctctctccctctacttctctctcctccccttgACCCGACGTCACCCTACCTTGCGTCGCGCCGCGTCGTGCCGTCTCGTCACTGCGCAGGCAGACCTCGCGCCCCGTGCAGCCACCATTGCCTATAAATACGAATAGTGCTCACGTTTCCCCCATCCGCACCACACCACCCTCTTACTCACCTCTGCCGcttccctctcttcctctccgagcgccgccgccaccgccggtgagctccaccattctctctctccatttccctctctcctcctccccccagTGGAGCATAACTGGGCCTCCTCCATTGTCACCGGCTAATTCCCTCGCCCCCCTCTCCATCAGCCAGATCCGCCCCACCGGTCGGATCCGGCCACCGCCACCTTGATCCACTGGTCGGCAAAGCCCACCGCCGACCTCTGCTGTGCCTGCCGCTGCCCCgtcgcccctctctctccctctctttctccccaACGAAACTGGGCcggctcccctctccctcctttatttcctctcttGTCATCGTTGACAAGTGGGCCCCGCCGAGCCGTCGAATCGAGCTGAACCGCCGAGCCAATCCCCGTGCCGAGCCGTTGAGCTGAGCTGATCCCCGAGCCGAGCTGATTTCAAACCAGAATATtcccccctttttcttttttctgattttctctctcggcaaaacttccgaagcccgtttctccccCGTGCTAACTCCGTTTTCAATGATTCTTCCactgatattcatctaaatttgagatctacccaatgatgtcaatttcataatatttataatttatttactttttattataatcatttgattgattgtttatgtgTGCGTTTTTGTCGTATGTTGCGATTGTTAGAGGAAGACACGTCCGTGGATGACCCTGAGGATCTAGAGTTTAAAGAAGGAGCGGATGAGGACTTTAACAAAGGCAAGTTCTACaccgttgatcatattgatcctatatttttaaatacaacccgtagagccattgtttTAAATGATAGgggatatgcatgcttaagttaTTAACTGTAATTTTAAAGAATATGCTAatatagttatgacctagcttgtttatgtcATGTCTTGATATTGTTACTTCTATTTTATCGAAACCCTAAAAggttcccaacatcaactataataattgtttagataaatgtttgtttactagcatgcttaggattgttttgctcaaaagaaagaaccgGATTAaattacatatgttaatcataccttttcaaaaagttgaagTGTTGTGTGCTTAGTGTGTGTGCATATAAGACTTGGGTTCCTGAAAAACTCTAGAGTATtattgacgagggtgagtaaggtaccccacaaagatgggaactaccttggagcaaggtttgCCTTTGTTATGTTCTTACTTAAAGACAATTGCCTCGGTCGTATAAAgaccggttcgctgtgacatactacctagtatcaaatcgtacaaccacatgtcctgaataggcaggacttgacccaaCCCTTCCAACTTAGTTCAGTACCCACTCGGAGGCCAGTAGTGGCAATGTGGActaggagaagacttgggtagtaCGTAGCCCAAGATCCGGCTGGTGATAATGTTGAGGCCATGTCAGAGcattgggattgctaagtggtccttcccgtATATCTTCTAAGGCCCCTAGTATCTTAGTGCCctatgggtggatattgtgactaCTTTGTGAGGTCGTTGCATCTCGTTATGACAGCTCCACCAGCTGCTAAGGTAAGAGcatgtgcatatcttgtgggtaaagtgtacaatctCTGTATTGTGTTAAACCTATTCGGATAGCCGTGTACTTgttcaaggacatgctatgtttcggtcacaatgattagcttttcggcgtGAATACCTCCTTGGTATGTGAGTGGACAGTGTGCCCGTATTTTCGAAACGAAGGGGTTGACTGTGTGCCTTGAGTATCCTGGACTATGTGTCTACCGACAAAAGAAGTGTGGAAATTGGTTACCCTCAGAAATGCTCTTAAGATAGTCTTTGCAAATTGAACCTTGTATATAAAAAACTAGCTTTCTACAAAACCTAAAGACTCTACAGTCTTATCCTTGATATACCTATATGCATCTAATGTCCCCTCTTAAGGTagaacttgttgagtactctatgtactcgcACTTGCTAtttgtggatccagatgatccagagaTCGATTTTATTGAAAGAGAAGATAAAGAATAGAGAAGCTAGTTTCGTATGCACTCAAGTTACCTAAAGGGCACGTGTTGCTTTTGCATTATTTCTGTTGTGTTGTGAGGGTTTATTTAATTATGCCTACGGAcctttattgtaatgaactctgtgaTATTCTCTAATATCGTATTTAATCGTTGTATACCTAcgatatctattaaaaatatgtgCGTAACAGTTACTTATCAAAAACTGGTACGAGTTACGCAAGGTGAATGAGCGGTCGACAGGTCCGGTCCCACCTGTCGGTATAATCGGGCAGGAAACTGACCCCGCTGCCCTTTCGCAGGAAACTGACGCTGTTGATCCCGACGCCTTCCAATTCGAGGACTCCTCCCCCTTCCACTCCGCCGCCCAACGCAAGTGATCCGGCgatggacgcggcggcggcggcggcagctctaGGGGCAACACCCGCCGCCGGCGCGCCACCCCCGGTCGCGGCCGCGGGGGAGCAGCAGGCGGCTCCCCGGGCCGAGCGGCTCAGCGCGGGGGTGCAGCAGCAGCTGAACCTGGAGGGGATGCGGGCGCGCGCGGTGGGGCTGTACAAGGCCATCTCCCGCATCCTAGAGGACTTCGACGTCATCGCCCGCACCAACCCCGGCGCCTCCCCCAAGTGGTACTGCCCCCGTCCTCGCTCTCGGTTCATGGCCGGAGTGGGCGCTAGGGTTTAATTAGGATATCTCTGCTGCTGTGCTGTTGCTGCGCGATTTCTGACTGGTATGGCTGCCTCGGGGTGAATTGCAGGCAGGACGTGCTCGGGCAGTTCTCGATGGTGAGCATGGAGCTCTTCAACATCGTGGAGGACATTAAGAATGTATCCAAGGTGTTTGTTGTGTACCCCCGGAACGTCAATGCTGAGAACGCTACAAGTAAAGTTCCGTTTTATTTTCCCCTTCATGTATCATGCATATATCTCATCTCTGTGACTACCAAGTTATCACATAATGAGATATGTTTgttaaaatcataattatataGTTTTCTTTAACATAGGAGAGTTTTCCAACTGTCAGTTATATTCTAGTTGAATCGTGGGGTTTATTGATTCAGTTATGGAACGGAGTTGCCTCCAATTCAGGGATGCCAGTTTAAGAGACATGTTAAGAGTTCATTATCCTTGTCTGTAAAATTTAGTCGGTTCATTTAGACCTGAAAAGCTAGCTTTTGGAAACAATATAAATGGATGCACACAAGTTTGGGAAGAAATGATCTGATATGAAAGAAATCTTCTCGGTTTATGCCTTCACTTAAATATTTCCTTTAACGAGTTTTGTTTGGTAACCAACTGAGCATCAACTATTGAGTCCAAAGGAATCCATCAAACAGATAGTACTGTCTTACTTGACCGAATACCAAACAGTCTTTGAGTGTTCAATGCTGGTCTACAGCTGATGAGATTATGACTCATCTATGATTTCATTTattttaagaagaaaaaaatctatgATTTCTGTTATTTTACAGCAGGATGAATGAGGTCTAGAAATATAGTGATTTGAGCTAATACAGTTACTTTTTTCTATGCGTTTATTTGGTTTTCTCACAATGCTGTTGAACATGAATAGTCAATCAATGGACTTTCTCATTGTTTGGCGCTGTGTATTTCCTTTGATCTAGATGCTGAATGAAACCTCAGACCTTTGAAGTCTTCTATGTGTCATGGCCTTAATTTCAAAATAGGTTATTCAGGGATAAATAAATATGATAGGATCAGTGCAAATGACCCAACAAACAAAATGGAAATGGGGAATGGTCGCTCTAAGCGGTCATGATGAGTTGCAATTTAGTGTTCCTGTGTTGCATATTGTCAACACTCAATATATATGATTATTTGCTACTAGTATTGCAGCATAATTCTTATTTGATCTGTATGAATACTGCAGTACTACCTGTAATGCTGTCATCAAAGCTGTTGCCTGAGATGGAAGTTGAGGAAGCTACAAAAAGGGAGCATTTGTTGTCTGGAATAGCAAATCTACCGGTGCCTACACAAATTGAAAAGTTAAAGGTGATCAGTGAAGTCTGAAGAATGCAAACCTATAGCACATGGTACTTAATTGGTTTATTGGCTGTCTATTAAATAGAATGGGACTTGGCCTTATTCCTTTCAGGCTAGAATAGACATGATTGGCAGTGCATGCGAAACTGCTGAGAAAGTAATTGCTGAATGTCGTAAGAGTTATGGGCTAGGGGCCCGTCAGGGGGCAAATCTTGGTCCTACATTGGACAAGGCACAAGCTGCAAAGATACAGGAGCAGGAAAACCTACTTAGAGCGGCAGTAAATTATGGTGAAGGTGAAAGACAATGCTTTATCAATatcaataaaaaattgcaatttAGGCTTCCAAAATAATGTCTTTACTTCCATTCTTGTTACTACTTCAATACTTATATCCCTGTTGAAATAATTTGATTGTCAGGATTACGGGTACCGGGAGACCAGAGGCAGCCACATTCATCTCTTCCTAGCCATTTAGTAGAAGTACTTCCTTTCGGAGATGGGGCACAAAATTTTGGTGATAATTCTGGTATATATAGATTTTGTTGTTTACCTAAATTTTCTTAATGGTTCTCTCCCTATTTTGAGTTATGACATCTATGGGTTATCTCATTTTCACATGCTACTGAAGGGACTCCTATTATGCTAGGATTTGCTGTTACCCTCAATCCCCAAAATCATTACCATTTGCGTTGGAGATGTGTGCCATAAATGTTCCTCAAATGCTTAACTCATTGCCATTTGCATTGGACATGTGTGCCGTAAAAGTTACTCAAATCCTTAAATCATGCCATTTGCAATGGACATGTGTTTCACAAAAGCGCTTCAATATCAGCATCCAAGCGTCTAACTGCTATTTTTATTTGCAGGTGTGTATCCCAAAAATACATCAACATTTGCACCTAACAGTGCCAATACCCAAGGAAATCCAATTCAGGTTTCTGTTTTGTAATTATTACTGCTTTATCAGTATGATATTAGAAGAGGTCCATGTTATTGCTCTTTCGGTTGAAAACAACAGAAGTTCCTCTTCAGAAAGAGGCAGATTGAAAGGCGTGATTCATTCTCTGTTATATGACATTAATCTTCTCCCCGTTGtgttgttttttatttattgattGACCGTGCAATGTCTTCTAATTGTCATGTGTATTACTTGTTGGTTGATGCTTTTGAACATCCAAAATACCAAAGAGAGTTTTATTAGGGAACAACAATAACCAACTTGAACTCAGACAAAAGTTTGATCCTTCTGtctcaatttcaaatatgtTGCCTTCTTTCAGGCATCTGGAGGACAGTTGCTTGGCAGGCCTGCGCCATCACCTGGAGCCACAGGAACCCCTAATTTTGAAAACGTGTCTACTCCTCCAATGCCATATGCTAACTCCCCTAGGTCAGGCGCCAATATGATGAATACCCCTTCACCCCAGCAGCATCTAACACCACAACAGCAGAGGCAAAAGCTGATGCATGCATCTCAACAGCAGCAACTGCATGCTCAACAGCAGCAACTGCATTCTCAACAGCAGCTGAGGCCATCAGCTGCTGGGATGCTAGCACAGGTAAGACAGGTTTACATTTGGACTTCCTTTAGTTTTGGGAAAGGTTTTCCCTCACTCACCCGTGTGTTGTGTACTTGTGCTTATGACTTGTGACAGCTCACCGGTGTTATAGGTTTTTTTTAGTATAGTtgctttcctttccttttcttctcgaCTGTATTAAATTCATTTTGTATGCTGTTCCTTTTCATGTGCTTATTGAGTGCACACTTCCTGTAGAGTACAATCCCTCAGCTACAAGATTTACAGGGGCAGGCTCAACAAAAACTACAGGCAATTCTATCACTGATTGCTTTCTCTTTtctgaaatatattttttttcttctgaaaactCAATTTTCTGTTGAAAACCTTTTATAGGTCCCCGGACAACAGCAGATGCAGTACAACCAAGCCTTATCGCAACAGTTTCAGAATAGGCAGATGCAGCCTGGACGTATGCAACCAGGCATGTCTCAGAGTCAATTGAACCAAGGAAATCAGCTGAGAAGTCATTTGGGCCAGTTCACTGGAGCTGCAAACAGTGCAATGTTCACTGCTGCGCAGGCATCATCAAACTCACAAATGGTTAGATATCGCCTTCTTCTAATAATTTAGTGGGGAAAATAtgttcctcccccccccccccccaattggATGGTTGGGCTTTATAGACATGCATTTATGGGCTCATGAAATGAATTAATGAAGAAAGATTCTTAGTTGTTCAGTTGCTAGTCTAATctatagatatttttataaatgcTCCCGTGGTTGGCTAATCTTGCCTGGTTTGTTTTTGCATTTTAGATGGCAAATATGCCTGGGACAATGCAATCACAGTCGCTTTTACCGCAAATGCAGGTCAGTGCCTTTTTCTTGTTTCCCTATCTCCAGGTTTTGTTAGAATTAGACTTATCTGCATCTATTCGGACAAAATAATGCTCTGCATATGTCATAATTGGTCATTGCAATTAATGGTCAATCACACTCAATATTGCCCTTTACCTCTGTAAATGTAAAAGAGAGATGTCTTTCTTACTGCATTGGACATGGGAGTTTGTTGTAGGGTACTCTGATTATATAGGCCCTTTATTTGTGTAGCCTCATGATTCATATAATCACGAGGTTGGTTTGTTCGAAACAAGTTAGGCACATGCTACTCTAGTGGATGGACTTGTGCAATAAGTCAAATGCTCATTTAAGCAGTTGGTTTTGTCTTGCAACCGATAAGGTTACTATTTTGCACGCTCCTCTTATGTGGACGACATGTCGTCCATCATGGATACAGTTTGCTGATTAGCGAAGAGGTAGTATAACATGAAGAGTGCTGCATTTTTTGCctttttgctttgtgttgtttccCGACTGTCTTCCGTTCTTCACACATATGAACTTCTTGTATTTACTGTATTGTTTCGATGATCATTAATCAGTATGGTTTGACTGGTGGGCATCCACAGAGGAGTCATCCATCCCAAATGCTGACTGACCAAAGTATGTACTGTTTCCTTCCTCTCTTAATCTTTTGTCAATTGTCAGTGTTGACGTAATTTTACAAGTCATGAATTTGATATATATCATATACCACTATGTGCTGTAGTGTTCGGTATGGGAGCCACAAATACTACCAGCATGATGGgaatgcagcagcagcagcagcaaggggTATATGGAAACATGCAGGCAGGTGCTCAGAATATGCAACAGGGCATGGTGGGCCTTCAGAATCAGACGCAGAATCCCAACTTCCCTCAGCAGAGACAACAAAACCAGCAATGATTAACAACTAACGTCAATTTGCTAGAACCAGGAACACGTCACCAATTCGTCATTAGTCTGCTTATCTGCGATACCTGTTCCATGTTGTTGGGCAAGCGGATAGCCATGGTTTTGTTGTAAATCGATGTTAGATGTATCACCATTATGAGAGGCAGGCCAAGTCTAGCATGATATATTGTAACTTACGTGTCCAGATATCTGTCTACCTGATATCTGTCTGTTTTGTTGGGATCTTGTAACACGCATTCCTGTTATCATTCTGGACCTGCTTATTAAGCTGCACCACAAGAACAGATGCAAATGATGCAATGAAACTGCATACGGGTAAGACAGGCATGGGGTTAGTTATTATTTACAAATTAAGAACCAGTTTTCAGACTATAGTGATATCTTGTTCAACAGGAAGGTCGCAGGATCGGGAAGCCGGTGCGCCTCGAGCAATTCCATCTTGAGGTGGCTCCAGACACAAGAGCCTGCCGGCCAAGGTCTCCATTCACATGGTACTATCTGGTTGACCATGCAGTTTGGTAATCCGCTGCATGCAAAGAATCTCCAACCTTCACACCACTGAGCGCTCTGTTTTgagaagcagcagcaacagtacaacaacacacacacacacacataaaaTGACGATGAAAAACACTACTGGAAATTGGTCGTCAGATGCTAggcattattattattaaagcAAGAAACAAACAATATTACATGGCTTTCATTAAGACGAGGAGCAAGACCAGTGGACAAACATCCATAGATAGCACTCAACAATCGATGCACAATGTTCCGTTCCACGGGAAAGCAAAGCAAATAAACTGGGAAGACGAAATGCTAGTCTCCATGAGCATCATCAATTGTCAAACCATGTCTTGTCCAGCGGAAGTCGATGgagcgtcggcgtcggcgtttCCTTCCCCGCTTGGATTTGGAAGTTGTGTCGTCTGTAGCCTCTCCGCGAAGGTCTCCATCCCCATGCGCGACAATAGGAGCCAGACATAGGTGAGCAACTCCCCGCCTGTGCCCAAAGCCTTGGCGTGTAGGTGCCCTCTGCATCTACCAGCGGAGAAGCAGAGCATCTCCACCCAGACGCCTTGGATCACCTCCCACCTCTGCTCatcacccaaagccaacagtcCTCTAGCAAGAGCCCAAGCGTCGTAGATGAAACCTTCTCCTGTGGACCGCAACTCAATCTCCTTGATTGTTCTCTGGATAAGTCTTCCCTCCTCCAGTGGTGGATTCATGTCCTTGAGAATGTCTTGGAGCTCGTCAGAGGCGGCTGTGAATAGATTCCTTCTGGTGCCAGGCAACAGCATCTCTGGATTGACGAACAGTAGGTAAATCATATAATTGGATATCTGTCTGCACTGGACGGCTTTACAATTCAATTTTTCTTCTCCACATTGAGAACCAGGCTGATGACTTGCAAGGTAAACCCCTGATCTTTGCTCAAGATGATGCAGAAATTTGGACCATATTGTTGGGACCTCAGCAAAGGCGCATCTATGCCCTGGAAACGGGCTTGAGTCTTCGTAGAAGCAGAAATCTGTGGCGATGTGCCACAAAAGGACACTCTCATCGAATGGCCTCTTTATGCTCCAGCCTAGGTCTTGGTATCGCTGAAGCGCCCGCTGGCCCCTGAGGTCGTTGAACATCCTGTAACTAGCAGCATCTTGTATGTTATCCTTCCATCCAGCTTTGACATGTTGAAGAACCAACTTTGTAATTATACGGGCCGAGGAGCACGACTTCATGCTCCAATGTTGGTCAAGGAAGTCCCTGCATCCAAGGGAACTCACAATGTGcaccttcttcttgtgctttttGTTGCGGATAGAGAATCCTATGAGGCTATGCTGCGAAACCATTTCAGGCCAGACTAAGATGATGTAGTTAGCCTGGGAAGACAACTCTAGCACGGCAGTACAACAGAGCAAGGCATATGTAATCTTGACATCGGTATCGTTATAATCTTCTCTGTGACTATTGTGGAAGAGGCCGATGGCTGCTAATGATAGCACCATACTAAAATTCCGTATCGAGAAACCAAACATCGGACTGGGAGATACTACTTTTTTTCCTGAATTGATATAACTCAGCACATGGGACATCTTTGCTTTGGTGTAAAGAAGACGGAACACATAGGAGAGCACTATTCTCAATGACCGATGCACTTGCTCTTCATCAAGTACCCAGAAAGATTTTAGGATACCAAGTCGATCaggatagggtgatgcaaggTCTACAAATAGCTTATAGGGTGATGCAATGTCTTTGTGATGCTCCTCGACTTCGCTGGAATGTACAAAAGCTCGGTCATCCTGGAGTAAAAAAGCTCTGGCTTCCTTCACGTAGTCCTCGAGTGAATTGATCTCACCTTGTCTGTTTGTTGGCCTCGGAGCATCCCTGGAAGAGATTAGACTATTAATGCTAGCGCTCTTGAGAGCCCATGGCTTCTCTAAGCACTTGAGAACCCCAGGGACGAAGAGCACTATTGCTGCCTGCAGCAACCTCTTGTCGCCACGGGGCCATGATTTGCAGAACACGTAGATGGCTACGGTGACTTGGGACAGCGCGGTCAGGACGTGCCGCCTCCACAGCTCGTTGTCTTCGATGTTGTAGGCGGTGATGGTGTCCTGTCCGCCGAGGTGCATCAGGAGGACGGGCGTCCATACCACCTTTAGGACGCTGCTACCTCTACCATCCTGATTCTTATGATGGTTGAAGAGTGTGGCGAGGGCATATATTGCCAGGGCATCGCTGGATAGGTATGCCAGCCATATTAAGGATCTGAACCAGGAAGGAACGGCATACCTACGCCAAGgggaagagaggaagagaagcCACTGGACGACCAGGCTGCCCAAGACGAGGATGCGCAGCTGCCACTCCTCCCACCATTGCACGGCACTCGAGAGATCCGCCATGCACGGCACTCCACTCTCTCCTTCACTCGTTCGAGAGAATGGAATAGCTAGCAGTGTCGGTTTGCCTAGGCATGCAAAATGGCTCTGAACCGTGAGAGACTAAAGGCAGATCCGCTGGAACAAATAACCCAAGACATCGAGGAACCAGATGCCAAAGAGTGGTCCTTGCATTCTTCATCACATTTCCATCTTTAACGGTTCCTTGCATATTCTCTGTTGGTCGTAATATATATTCCTTACTTTTAATGACAAGATTTGGTATTTATAGTGGCTATTGCAGTCATGACTGATTTAATGGAtgaccagatgaacagtaccgcgactagatgaacagtaccatgaCTAGATGAACCGTGACTGATCAGGCAAGTAGTGCTCGACCAGATGAATAGTGATTT is a genomic window of Phragmites australis chromosome 17, lpPhrAust1.1, whole genome shotgun sequence containing:
- the LOC133897218 gene encoding uncharacterized protein LOC133897218 translates to MADLSSAVQWWEEWQLRILVLGSLVVQWLLFLSSPWRRYAVPSWFRSLIWLAYLSSDALAIYALATLFNHHKNQDGRGSSVLKVVWTPVLLMHLGGQDTITAYNIEDNELWRRHVLTALSQVTVAIYVFCKSWPRGDKRLLQAAIVLFVPGVLKCLEKPWALKSASINSLISSRDAPRPTNRQGEINSLEDYVKEARAFLLQDDRAFVHSSEVEEHHKDIASPYKLFVDLASPYPDRLGILKSFWVLDEEQVHRSLRIVLSYVFRLLYTKAKMSHVLSYINSGKKVVSPSPMFGFSIRNFSMVLSLAAIGLFHNSHREDYNDTDVKITYALLCCTAVLELSSQANYIILVWPEMVSQHSLIGFSIRNKKHKKKVHIVSSLGCRDFLDQHWSMKSCSSARIITKLVLQHVKAGWKDNIQDAASYRMFNDLRGQRALQRYQDLGWSIKRPFDESVLLWHIATDFCFYEDSSPFPGHRCAFAEVPTIWSKFLHHLEQRSGVYLASHQPGSQCGEEKLNCKAVQCRQISNYMIYLLFVNPEMLLPGTRRNLFTAASDELQDILKDMNPPLEEGRLIQRTIKEIELRSTGEGFIYDAWALARGLLALGDEQRWEVIQGVWVEMLCFSAGRCRGHLHAKALGTGGELLTYVWLLLSRMGMETFAERLQTTQLPNPSGEGNADADAPSTSAGQDMV